In a genomic window of Flavobacterium crassostreae:
- a CDS encoding DUF4290 domain-containing protein, whose protein sequence is MNSKYTKENANDVVHHLEYNAERSHLIIPEYGRHLQKLIDQATAIEDDEQRNKAAKYIIQVMGSLNPHLRDVLDFQHKLWDQLFIMSDFKLDVVSPYPIPSREVLQLKPDVLQYPQNYPKYRYYGNNIKYMIDVANKWEEGEMKEALVVVIANHMKKSYLSWNKDTVKDDVIFEHLYELSDGKLNLLHSSEELLNTTDLLRTNKRISNKITPASQPKIQSNRNTKLVKPKYKK, encoded by the coding sequence ATGAATTCAAAATACACCAAAGAAAATGCAAATGATGTGGTCCATCATCTGGAATACAATGCCGAAAGATCGCATTTGATTATTCCGGAATACGGCCGCCATTTGCAAAAATTAATAGACCAAGCCACCGCCATAGAAGATGATGAGCAGCGCAATAAAGCAGCCAAATACATCATTCAGGTAATGGGGAGCTTGAACCCGCATTTAAGAGATGTATTGGATTTTCAGCACAAATTATGGGACCAATTGTTTATTATGTCTGATTTTAAATTAGATGTAGTATCTCCATATCCTATCCCTTCTCGCGAAGTCTTGCAGCTAAAGCCAGACGTATTGCAGTATCCTCAAAATTATCCTAAATACCGGTATTATGGCAACAACATAAAATACATGATTGATGTTGCTAATAAATGGGAAGAAGGAGAGATGAAAGAAGCTTTGGTTGTGGTTATTGCAAACCACATGAAAAAATCGTATTTGAGTTGGAACAAAGACACCGTAAAAGACGATGTTATTTTTGAACACCTATACGAATTGTCAGATGGCAAACTGAACCTGCTACATAGTTCCGAAGAGTTATTGAACACCACAGATTTATTGCGTACCAATAAAAGAATATCCAATAAAATAACCCCAGCGAGCCAACCCAAAATTCAGAGCAACAGAAACACTAAATTGGTCAAGCCAAAATATAAAAAATAA